A single genomic interval of Hevea brasiliensis isolate MT/VB/25A 57/8 chromosome 4, ASM3005281v1, whole genome shotgun sequence harbors:
- the LOC110639607 gene encoding protein EFFECTOR OF TRANSCRIPTION 2, protein MGEGEESAAPTASASRLKREDYKRTKHDSHFSKWQVLIGPTDWEDYFQGKEGVARYRVHNLPTSSGPGLYELGVAVSRSGLGRLVGKLDPDDIVVVYLGQADNVRSRLQRYGRSGAHLGNAYATGHWDSKNDSPQKGLGLFEEIFSGGHSIVFRWASMKDKRNAEKTEAQLLDTFDYAWNKGSNGARRPNDILQKISKIALSTNRFSSISKRLLFLRPGRVGIKIEANKPLSPQKCTIPADEDGKSFLNGIFKFNRSQPRLVSDKCGIDQDFIHICGFIMNDGVPCRRPPVPGRKRCEGHKGMRIYGSSSKPISEGSSNYLPGVHLDPSTHYEQDYATTCGVNLGDGNFCRRQAVPGRKRCEEHKGKRVNSCVSNPVAEEECHPAYNGSMDWTNNIVSPGSNMDQEPRFHSPYEFSIDEHVSSICGATLGNGSFCRRQPTQGNKRCWQHKGKRGDSSISRFDTVTCGVALQNGSVCMRAPVHGRKRCEQHKGMRVSTSFSR, encoded by the exons ATGGGAGAGGGCGAAGAATCCGCTGCTCCGACTGCTTCTGCTTCCAGATTGAAGAGGGAAGACTATAAGCGGACTAAGCACGACTCCCACTTCTCCAAATGGCAG GTTCTTATTGGACCTACTGATTGGGAAGACTACTTCCAGGGGAAGGAAGGAGTGGCTAGGTACAGGGTTCACAACCTCCCAACTAGCTCAGGTCCCGGTTTATATGAGCTTGGCGTAGCGGTCTCTCGCTCTGGGCTGGGGCGTCTCGTTGGCAAACTTGATCCGGATGACATTGTGGTCGTTTACCTTGGCCAAGCGGACAATGTTCGGAGTCGCCTCCAGCGTTATGGCCGTTCTGGTGCTCATTTGGGCAATGCCTATGCAACTGGTCACTGGGATAGTAAAAACGACTCTCCTCAAAAGGggcttggtttattcgaggagatATTCTCTGGAGGCCACTCCATTGTGTTTAGATGGGCTTCT ATGAAGGATAAGAGGAATGCTGAGAAAACAGAAGCTCAGCTCCTTGACACTTTTGATTATGCATGGAATAAAGGTAGTAATGGTGCACGCCGTCCTAATGATATCCTTCAGAAAATTAGTAAAATTGCTTTAAGCACTAACAGATTTTCAAGTATCTCAAAAAGGCTTTTATTTCTACGACCGGGCCGAGTGGGTATTAAAATTGAAGCAAACAAGCCACTTTCACCACAAAAATGTACTATTCCTGCTGATGAGGATGGAAAAAGTTTCCTCAATGGAATTTTCAAGTTTAACAGATCACAGCCTAGATTAGTTTCAGACAAATGTGGCATTGATCAGGACTTCATTCACATATGTGGATTCATCATGAATGACGGTGTCCCTTGTAGAAGGCCGCCTGTTCCAGGGAGAAAGAGATGTGAAGGACACAAAGGAATGAGAATTTATGGATCTAGTTCTAAACCAATTTCAGAAGGGAGTTCAAATTATTTGCCTGGTGTGCATCTGGATCCTAGCACTCACTATGAACAGGACTATGCTACCACATGTGGGGTAAATTTAGGTGATGGGAATTTCTGCAGGAGGCAAGCAGTGCCAGGAAGGAAAAGATGCGAGGAACACAAAGGGAAGAGGGTTAACAGCTGTGTCTCTAACCCAGTAGCAGAAGAGGAATGCCATCCTGCTTACAATGGTTCTATGGACTGGACAAACAACATTGTCTCGCCTGGAAGCAACATGGATCAGGAACCTCGGTTTCATTCCCCATATGAATTTTCTATTGATGAACATGTTTCTTCTATTTGTGGAGCAACTTTGGGGAATGGTTCATTCTGCAGAAGGCAACCCACTCAAGGAAATAAGCGGTGTTGGCAGCACAAAGGCAAGAGGGGTGATAGTTCCATTTCAAGGTTTGATACAGTCACATGTGGAGTTGCCTTACAGAACGGTTCTGTCTGCATGAGAGCTCCTGTTCATGGAAGAAAGAGATGTGAGCAGCACAAGGGAATGAGAGTCTCCACATCCTTTAGTCGATGA
- the LOC110639608 gene encoding LOW QUALITY PROTEIN: protein EFFECTOR OF TRANSCRIPTION 2 (The sequence of the model RefSeq protein was modified relative to this genomic sequence to represent the inferred CDS: substituted 1 base at 1 genomic stop codon) has translation MEEGEESATPTASASRLKREDYKRTKHDSHFSKWQVLIGPTDWEDYSQGXEGATRYRVHNLPASSGPGLYELGVAVSRSGLERVVGKLDPDDIVVVYLGQADNVRNRLQHYGRSGAHLANAYATGHWDTKNDSPQKGLGLFEEIFSGGHSIVFRWASMKDKRNAEKTEAQLLDTFDYAWNKGSNGARRPNDILLNISKIALSSNRFSSISKRLLFQRPGQGVIKIEANKPLSPEKCTIPADEDEKSFLIGIFKFNRSQPRLVSDKCGIDQDFIHICGFIMNDSIPCRRPPVPGRKRCEGHKGMRIYGSSSKPISEGNSNYLPGVHLDPSTHYDHDHATTCGVNLGDGIFCRRQAVPGRKRCEEHKGMRVNSCVSKPIAEEECHPANSGSMDWTNNIVSSGSSMYQGLQFHSPNDVSIDEHFSSICGAILGNGSFCRRQPTQGNKQCWQHKGWRGDSNLSGSSISRFDTVTCWQHKGMYQGLQFHSPNDVSIDEHFSSICGATLGNGSFCRRQPTQGNKRCWQHKGRRGDSSLSGSSISRFDTVTCWQHEGMYQGLQFHSPNEVSIDEHFSSICGATLGNGLFCRRQPTQGNKRCWQHKGRRGDGSLSGSSISRFDTVTCGVALQNGSVCMRAPVHGRKRCEQHKGMRVSTSFS, from the exons ATGGAAGAGGGCGAAGAATCCGCCACTCCTACTGCTTCAGCTTCCAGATTGAAGAGGGAAGACTATAAGCGGACCAAGCACGACTCCCACTTCTCCAAATGGCAG GTTCTTATTGGACCTACTGATTGGGAAGACTACTCCCAGGGGTAGGAAGGAGCGACCAGGTACAGGGTTCACAACCTCCCAGCTAGCTCAGGTCCCGGTTTATATGAGCTTGGCGTAGCGGTCTCTCGCTCTGGGCTTGAGCGTGTCGTTGGCAAGCTTGATCCGGATGACATCGTGGTCGTTTACCTTGGCCAAGCAGACAATGTTAGGAATCGCCTCCAGCATTATGGCCGTTCTGGTGCTCATTTGGCCAATGCCTATGCAACTGGTCACTGGGATACAAAAAACGACTCTCCTCAAAAGGggcttggtttattcgaggagatATTCTCCGGAGGCCACTCCATTGTGTTTAGATGGGCTTCT ATGAAGGATAAGAGGAATGCTGAGAAAACAGAAGCTCAGCTTCTTGACACTTTTGATTATGCATGGAATAAAGGTAGTAATGGTGCACGCCGTCCTAATGATATCCTTCTGAACATTAGTAAAATTGCTTTAAGCAGTAACAGATTTTCAAGTATCTCTAAAAGGCTTTTATTTCAACGACCGGGTCAAGGGGTTATTAAAATTGAAGCAAACAAGCCACTTTCACCAGAAAAATGTACTATTCCTGCTGATGAGGATGAGAAAAGTTTCCTCATAGGAATTTTCAAGTTTAACAGATCACAGCCTAGATTAGTTTCAGACAAATGTGGCATTGATCAGGACTTCATTCACATATGTGGATTCATCATGAATGACAGTATCCCTTGTAGAAGGCCACCTGTTCCAGGGAGAAAGAGATGTGAAGGACACAAAGGAATGAGAATTTATGGATCTAGTTCTAAGCCAATTTCAGAAGGGAATTCAAATTATTTGCCTGGTGTGCATCTGGATCCTAGCACTCACTATGACCATGACCATGCTACTACATGTGGGGTAAATTTAGGTGATGGGATTTTCTGTAGGAGGCAAGCAGTGCCAGGAAGGAAAAGATGCGAGGAACATAAAGGGATGAGGGTTAACAGCTGTGTCTCTAAGCCAATAGCAGAAGAGGAATGCCATCCTGCGAACAGCGGTTCTATGGACTGGACAAACAACATTGTCTCGTCTGGAAGCAGCATGTATCAGGGACTTCAGTTTCATTCTCCAAATGACGTTTCTATTGATGAACATTTTTCTTCTATTTGTGGAGCAATTTTGGGGAATGGTTCATTCTGCAGAAGGCAACCCACTCAAGGAAATAAGCAGTGTTGGCAGCACAAAGGCTGGAGGGGTGATAGTAATTTATCTGGTAGTTCCATCTCAAGGTTTGATACAGTCACATGTTGGCAGCACAAAGGCATGTATCAGGGACTTCAGTTTCATTCTCCAAATGATGTTTCTATTGATGAACATTTTTCTTCTATTTGTGGAGCAACTTTGGGGAATGGTTCATTCTGCAGAAGGCAACCCACTCAAGGAAATAAGCGGTGTTGGCAGCACAAAGGCAGGAGGGGTGATAGTAGTTTATCTGGTAGTTCCATCTCAAGGTTTGATACAGTCACATGTTGGCAGCACGAAGGCATGTATCAGGGACTTCAGTTTCATTCTCCAAATGAAGTTTCTATTGATGAACATTTTTCTTCTATTTGTGGAGCAACTTTGGGGAATGGTTTATTCTGCAGAAGGCAACCCACTCAAGGAAATAAGCGGTGTTGGCAGCACAAAGGCAGGAGGGGTGATGGTAGTTTATCTGGTAGTTCCATCTCAAGGTTTGATACAGTCACATGTGGAGTTGCCTTACAGAACGGTTCTGTCTGCATGAGAGCTCCTGTTCATGGAAGAAAGAGATGTGAGCAGCACAAGGGAATGAGAGTCTCCACATCCTTTAGTTGA